AACGTATTTTCACCGGTCAATATTCAATTCGAACTGCCAACGACAGTTAAAGTAATGGAGATTGTACAAGTCGAAATCACGATATCAAGCAACATAAATTCCTGTATCGATGTAAATATATCCGCTGTCGAcgttaaattttcataagttagGTGAGCTTACCTAACGAGTgtaatattttttgctttttgataaCAGATTCACGCTTTGATTGCTCTCAGCGAAGGTGCCATATATCCTGGTATAGACATGTCTATCGTATCGGAAAAATTACGGTTAGGAGGACACGGCGCTACATCCATTGTAGTACGCATTCAACCTGTCACTCCTGGCTTAAAAACAATGActggtaattaattttattttttaatgaacttttCGCTGGCAAATATGTTGGCTATGTAGCGCGTAAATCGATGTCGGTTTTTCTCTTCTATTTTTCGCCAAACATAAATACAGCCCCTAGGGTTATTGTGCATGTAATTTATTTTACATGCGGTTGTACGTTAGTGACAACTTTAGCGAATGTTATGAACATAGAATGGAAACCAACTCGTTTATGATTTTCACTTCGTATGTGATTTGGTTTAGTAATTTGATAGTGAACGTTTGTCGCTGAAAATAtcgtttatttcaatttaatgaaCGTACAGCAACTTAATGTGTTATGGGTGAACCAGTAGAGCCATTGAATAAAAGGAAAGGGGATAGAAAGCATGTAATGTTTTCTACCatagaataattgaaaaatgaaatacaccTAAACGAATAAATAAGAGACGATTAGGGCTAAAAAGAACCCAAAATGGGAACTCAGAAAAACGTCAATCATAAATATTCCTCGTTTCTTAAGATAAAAATGGAAAGTTTTATTGgcgtacctattattttttttgataaagaatttaaaaaattctttttattttttcactgagTTTTAAATATTTCTACCATCACGCCGGACTGAAATTTTCCTCAACTTTCTCctgtaatttttctcaactgaAAATCgcattggaaaaatttaaacattttaaattgaacaaTAATATCTAATCGCTTCGCCAGCCCTATCAAggagttttctaaaaaaaaaagaaaaaggaggGAGAAGGGGGCTGCCCTAATTTGCTCCAACGATGCTTTATCTCTTCAAAAAAGGTCCCCCTTCACCTCCTGAAACCGGCAAGGCCGGCGAAATCTATCTTAAAAACAGGTTACCTTTcagaagaaaataaattatcGCCCAGATTTTGTTTTCTATGCCAGGGAGGTAATTAAGGCTTCACGCTATAAAAGTAGATAAAAAATACTGCTTTCTGGTAATGAATGCCTATGCGGTTAgtgtttgttttgaaaaacagtttttttaaaactgaaaacacttggatttttcgaatttgggaggatgttgaattgttgatattatattccatttgaaattattttatcatcaaaataatacaaGGACATGACAAAAAAcgttcgtaaaattttaatcactgCACGTGAAGAATGGAGTTTACCTCCTATACCACTTAAATAGGTTTCAGCCATGACACAAAATtgtaattcgttgaaaaatgtgctaaaataattttttcccaagttgGAAAAGGATATGTAGATATGATAGGAAAAGCATAGAATTTTCAGCcagatttctgtttttttttttttcaagaataggGAAATCAGAAAAGGtggcgaataaaaaataaaagaaaatagcgtcccataaaaaaaataaataaatacaggCAACTACGACTATGTCAGCATATTAGAGTACCTACCCACATTCAGCGAAAATGTTGACCGTTCAAACACCCCAGAAGGAATTAACATTTCAAGCCATTTTCGTTTATGGTTTCAGCTAACGTCAGCTGCTATGTACGAGAAGGTTGCGAAGAGGCTGCCAATTCGGTTGAAGATTTCGACGTTAAAATTCCAATCACCAGTGTGGTCACGCATTCAGAAACGCTCGAAGCGATGCCAGAAGggatacaaaaaatacacaccGAAAGTGCCTATTTTTGCGCCAATGGTAAATTAGTATTCGTAAGAGAAATATTCGCATGAAAAGTTTTCTCACACAGATTTGTAAATTTACAGAAGAAGTGTTGACATTACCATCGCGAGAAATTCATTATAACTTCATACCGGCTCCGaggaaaaaatacaacatcGTTTTCGATATCATAGCggagaaaaatttccatattgcTTTAGCCGAGCaacaaaattcgtcgaaaaatatttaccaaataTATTTAGGTGATTTTGATAACACAGTGTCGTGGATTGGACGCGGTAAACACAGTAAGTGAAACcagagctttttcaaatttaagcaTAAAATTGAACCAATTCGTGGGTAAATCGTCAATCGATTTTTCCAGATTACCAAGTGCATCTTACCAGCGCTCAAACACCTTATATCTTGTCTGGAGCACAATACCAAACTTTCTGGCTAAGCTGGGAAAATTCAGTGATAAATATAGGCAAGGGGAGTGTCGTTGGAAGTAATCCATTCCTGACTCATATCATAGACCGCAAGATGAAGATAAATTATATcggattttcatcaaattggggTGTGAAGGGTCAAGTGAGgtaaactgaaaatcaaaatttaaaaacaatttaatCATTCGTATTCTTCATAGAAATTaacaattaataaaatgaatttcaggaTATCTGAACATAACGACGAATCCGGATATTCGCAAGTACTGCGTTTAGAAATTCCTCATCGTATACTTTCAGGATCTGAAAAAGGTTACCTTTATGTAACCGGAGGCTTATGCTTGCCACTTGTCTTTCAAAATATGGAAATAAAATCCAACGTTTATCCTTTTAGCAGGTAAATTATAAGTGCATAACTATCTAGTTGAATACCTAAATCctatgagggtagcataaaatttccagcgaaaatttaccaaatttagaaatttttcaacaaaaaaaattgaaaagaaaaaggcTAATAAGAAAGGGCTGTGCagcctaaaaattttgaaaaacgtggaAGGCATTGAAACGCTCTGTATATAAAATCAAAAGTTAAAcaaatttacgagaaaaatatgaggaagaaatttttttattctcattaaTGCGAGAAAATCATTCCCTCTCCTTCTTGCCAACTATTAACATGATTCGGTCCATCAGACAGTATAAGTAAATTATGATAAATGATAATATTCGAActattccaatatttttttgcaagaaacatTAGGCACATTGAACTCTTGGTACTTACATATATTTATTGAAACACAGCAattatgaatcatttttttctcaacagttTAGCATCAACACTTTCATCCTTCACACCAGTTTTATTGATGGACAGTATGGCGTGGGATTTGGATTGGTTATACAGCAAGTTCAATAAATCCTACATTCACGAagcaatcgaaaaaaatattcaaactctGTTAACCTACATGAACGACGACTATTCGTTTAGCGACCATCCGAATGTTACGGACCATTTGTAAGCATGACGTCATTGACGTCtcgtaaatatttaaaaacaatCAAGAAGGTATGTAAAATATTCGCTAATTCGAAACATTTACTCTCAATAGGAACACAGttagagtttttgaaattctatcgaGGGCACAATATTACTGGAAGATTGATTCgcaattaattgaaaatattaaaaaaaggaTCCGTGGTAATCAGAAAGACGAAGGGTACTTTTCTGATACAAATAACGCATCGTTGGAAGATAAGGTAGCAATAACCGCGGAAACTTTATCAGCATATGTGGAAGTTGGTTTTCACGAggtacgaaaaaattaattgaaacacGAGCAAtaattaatacctatttaatattTACTTGATAGGTAATGTGAGTGCATTAGAATGATGTTCTTCCATGTACACATATACCtagattacctacctacctacctattaaactTACGAACAATAATTGATTAATTTgtacaaacagttttgatttgaattttaatattcaaCACTAATGAGCATTGATTTTAATTACAGGAAGATTATGATACGATATTAAACAGTCAAAGATACATTGAGAGGAACATTCATAAAATTAACAATTCATATGTGATTGCGGTTGCATGTTACGCCCTGAAATTACTCAAAAGCGATGTTGCCGAAGAACTTGTAGATAAATTGTACGCTTTGAAAAGGGTAGATGGAAACGAAAATGACTGGCAAAACACGCAATCGGCAACAGTTCCTTCTCCATTTGACTGGTTGTATGAAAAAGAAGAGCATATATCCGACGAAGAGAAAAAACAATTGATTTCAAGTAATTTCTTTctccttaaaaaaattttgcatatcTACGCTTCTAGATATTTAATTCCAGattacctatttctttttttaaaattgcagatTATTTGGCAAACTATAAAGCTTCTGCTTATGAGGTTCTAGTCCACACATTGAGGAAAGACCCCAGACGTGCGGAGCCGGTTGTGAAATACATTTTCTATCGGTCTAATATTTTAGATCAACATCCCGAGGTAAATaactgaaggaaaaaatcataattaccCACTTACTTAAGCTACtctatttattcaatttgattATCGAAATCTATACAGGTATCATATTTAGTGGCCAAAGCGTTAGTTATGTTTTCTCGTATCTCTCGGAACATCCATCCATCATTGACCATTTCTTTAGCCACGTCGGGTATGGAGTTGACTGACACATTGGAACTGAAATCTGAACACGCTCCTCATATTTTAGACTTGCCATCACTACCCACTAAAGTATTTATTTACGCTACTGGAGCAGGATGCTCGACTGTTCAAGTAAGTAatagggattttttgaaaatttccagacaAAGCGAACCACAAttgataaaacattttgaatttgtatagAGCCAAGTGACGTATTCAACGTACGAAACAACGGCAGCTTATTCTTTCGATATAATTTCATTTATCGAAGCGGAAATTCCTGCTCATTACAACGTAGTGGGAGATCCCGAAGGACTTTATCCTCAGCtcattttaaaatcatgtttCAAGTGAGTATTGCATACATAAACTCGTATACTTTTGAATATAAAGCGAACTCTTGACCTTTGACgcgttttctttaaaatatttttcaccttacaaataatcaaatcaaatcttTCTCACAGGTTAGACAATCATTCAAAAGGTTTCAGAATGGAAGCAATACTGTTCTCAGGATATAGATTAGATTCCGTGCTTTCAGTATCTCCTTCGGATGCCAATTTCACTTATGGCTCTGCAGGAGATAAAGTTTGGTTCATGTTTGCCAACGTAAGCAttaaaaaatgagctgaaataTTCGAAAAGCGATAATATAGTTACTTGCCAAATACGTcgaaagtaataatttttcaaatttcaggtgCCTGAAAAATGTGGAATTTGTGTTCGATATGTAATACAAAGTTCATTCATTATTTCGTCATTGAGACCAATGTTCTTCAGAATGTACGAAATTGAAAACCCGCAAATAGTTCAAGAGCTTTTTGTGCATTCCTTAAATAAAGACAGCCTGCTCAGAACTGATGTCACTGATGCTCATTTTACGACTTGGTTCGGCTCATCTAACGGTGGTAAGTGATTTTGTCTACATCACTTGCAacaatttacagaaaaaaatcaccacaaaaagaatgctgttgaaatttttcacacaaaagtgcatttagattttttatgattttctggAACGTACCAAAAATTTAACTAAGTAAATTAGTGATTTATGTAAATTGTTTTgttggtaggtataaaataattcaatgaaaacttttttacagGTCGATCTAATAACTACAATGATCTATCATACTTCTATCAATGTGATATGCTAATACAAAACAAAAGTGACATTACAATCCCAACACTTAAAAATAACCAAGAGACTCGTAATCCAACCCAGATAAGTACaacaatagaaaaatcacccaaaaattccaaatcaagCTCAACTGCAAACCAGCCGGAGTCAACAACAAGTGATGACATCAGTGGAGTAGAATTCACCACTAATTATGCAGAAGATACCTCTTCATCAAACGAAGACAAATACACGACGTATTCGACAAGTAtcaaaacaacaaacaaaacgTCCATTGCTATACCTAATACAACAGCAATAAATAAAATCGACAATCGTGGAAGTATTAACACGATTACATCAAAAAAAGACTCGAATAAATCGATTACTGATAAAAGCcacgataaaaaaatgaaaaatgataggAACGAAACAAAAGTTAGTACCAAATTACCACTCAGCTCAACTACCAAGGAAAATTTAACTCAAGATGAAAGAAAgctagaaacaaaaaaaaataaacgatccAACTCTGAGAAAGCACTTCAGAAAACTAacgaatttcccaaaaaatatcacaaagaAAACGACACCACAAACGACGAAGTGAAGAAGAAACACATCATTAAGAAAACAACGCCAAAACCAAAATCACAAATCACTATCAAGCCTACAAAAACACATTCAACTCGAAATATCACGATATCAACCACACCCACAACTCGAGATACGCAAAATGATACAGATTTCTATCTGGAAAATGTATCGGAAAATGTATCGGAAAACGTATTGCAATCTAGCAACTCAACtttaaaacctcaaaatgaaactattttcagaaaaaaagaaatcaataaaattgtCGTCGGACAAAACGAATTAATATTTGATTTAAGCTACGAAGTTACAACAGCATCGCCAAATGCATCCAATCATTTGCAAGAAAAGAAAACTACAACGAGTGCTCTGTGGGGTATGTTAAAAGAAGTAGCGTATGATACTAAACGTAAACCACTGACACcatctaaataaaaaaaactcgtgATTGGTTTAGAATGGTTTTACATTTGACCCTTTCTCCCTCctcttcaacaaaaaaaaaatcaaaaaggttGAGAATTGATTCGGTGTCAATTCACAATTTATTTAAGGTATAGCCACTGccaggaaaaaaagaaataggcAGGTAATCtcgtatttggaatttttcttattataaatttaaaagaTTGAACGGCTGTTAACTATTAATTCTTTGAATCGAGAACGTTAAATAGACCTACCCTTGAttatataagtacctattttgatgTAAGTAAATTAATAACGTTCTCATTTAGGATAAGCTAACAAAAGCCAATTAATTATAGAAAATGCTCAACATGTTTTATTCGATTGATTATGTTTACCATtttatgtgaatattttttaatacatgTAGATTTCGAATAGATAAGGAATTGTACATACATTTTATACAGTCATGTTCAATGCTCTTTTACAAACTGTtgaatagttttattttttgttatttctgctgaaaaatattacatcatAGAATATGAACTGGTGGGATAGTGGATGGATTCATGAAACACTTGGGTAAATAGTACCTATTCTtaccatttttcaattctataaTCGATGGATTTGTTATGCATTGAATGTTCTTATtgcctttgtttttttttgttttgttttttaaatacatacactactattattaattattataatttatatgtataaatttaaattgaaaaaatctctttttgtttaaatgaatgaaaatgaaaaaataaaaatcttcgtTCTTTGCAAGGAACGAGGCGCATTAACATTGGAATTTTTGTACTTGTATAAATAATATTTCGTATgttaaacaaaaaacattataaaattacttttttcattattttttgtaaatatgtactcatttacatttgaaaatattttgattacaCGCACACTTTCAATAAATTAGGTCTACGCTTCTATGTAGGTCTTCCATACCTCAAgattaagaaaatttcaactacctacTTTACCTGAACACAAAATTTAGCACAaagcaatacctacctattacactTTAAAAGCCTAGCGTTTTGCGAACTTTGTACTTAACTTTTTgtagataaaatttttaattgtaagTTTGAGATCAAACATTCTGGATTTAAATTGAATGTATCAAGTCTTTCGAAATCctaagaataaaaaattaataaaagaaGTTGATAAATCTGCAAGTTATTATACATAAACTGcacgtgtttaaaaaaaaatgaaacagcgAATTGTAGTGTGGTTAACTACACATTTGGTATACGAATACCCACGTGTACGTATTTATTTAAAGAGAGAATGTACAATAGATGAACATGATTAGATCATCATATTCGAGCATAAGTTGAATTATACATGATATTGTAGCAAtggaatgatttttaatttgttagGCATTAAATCTGTGAAGTTATATAAATGTAATAAAACTTTtagaatgatgatttttccatttttcattccaGTAACATGTACAAGGAAGACAGTCAAAGATTAAACATTGATCGTAGTGCATTTTTCTACACGGTACAATGAACGTCTCGTAATACACAATTATAaagtattcatgttcaaaattattttgaatactACGTAAAtaattaatctaaaaaaaaaaaagaagtatgaTTCATTGAAATGTGTTGATGATAGGTAAGTATGCGTCATTGAgccattatttttaatttgagatgATGCGCACGTCACTTAAATAGGTAAAGATACTCTCACGTTGCACACAAATAATTGTTTTCTACAGTTTTATCATATTGATAACTCATCTACCCACCCATAAGCACTGAAACAAAGTTGATGGAAAgtaatgtcaattttttcatgtaagtACCTAAACCCCCGACCATACTACATTTCTTCacataattataatattctCACTTACGTACCAATACATACATAAAAACGATGACCACTTTGtagagctaaaattttgaatgaggTCTCAATCCTAGTAGATGGTGCAAGTACAGCtgaaggaatttcaaaaaatgcatgcAATGCTATAAATCAGAAAGTTTCAGAAGAGCAAGCATGCAGTTCATTTGATTTCACGTTGAAAAGACGAATGaccattatttaaaaaaaaaaattaggtaggtacatgtttccaattttttcagcgATCAAGAGTcccttcaaatttaaaatttcgtctGTGGAAgtgttttattcaacttttcaattaattatacctaggtaggtactaggtacttttttaagtggatatttttcaataaaatattacaGCACCTTTAATTTTTAAGTTgaccaaattatgaaaaaaaggtcatcaacttttaaaataagtaggttGGTTACATACTACTTGGCATCTATtcaagttattcaatttttagaatttttctcagtgtCTATTGGCCCTTAAAACCAGAGAACTTGAGTAAAAACTTTATCCCACTTCTTTCTTGGTGATATAAgatggtatcaaaatttcacgaatgtGTCTGTATATTCATTTACCTATCTAGACATTCTAAAAATGACCATTCTTTGTTAATCGTTTGTGAGATATGAGAATTGAAAAGAATTGAGGTTCTaatattttatactcgtacctatacttCATAGGTATCTCTCATACATATTTCATTTGAACTCGTTTTATAATCAGAACGAAATTTTAGCCCCGTTCTTATTTCTTTACAATAATTTCCCTTCGATCTACCACTGTATATGTTATCAGTTATCACGTAATTACTATCTACTTATTCTCtcctcaaaatgatttttttaaaaaacgcacTGTACACACATATAACACGTATCGCATGTTGTGTATTTTATCTCAACACTTGATGCTTTATTGACGCAAGCTGGTGAATTTTATCGGCAACATGAGTACTCAAATTTATACATACAGTATGATTcttcaaatagaaaaaagtaCAGTAATACCACTTCATGAATCatctatgtactcgtacgaaCAATGAGACTTtaattgttttataattttgtaaaagcTCTTTAAAACCGTTTATCAGCAATTCAAGGATAATCACTCGTATATAAATTTATGCCCACAAATTAGCCGATATTTCTATGAACTGTATCGTTTCAGCATACAGTTCAAACAAAATGGTTGGTTTAAAAGTGTTGTGGTTATTTTTAAGCGTAGTTTTAGTAAAAGGATCGccctttttctcaaattcggaAAATGAATTATCGAATTTACACGATGCACCACCGGCAGAAAAACACGAAGAACCTGATGTATATCGGCTCACAGACGAAGTAGTACCAAAATCGTATGAGCTCAGAATTGTGccagatttcgaaaaattcatttttacaggAAGAGTAGAAATTCAAGTTCATGCGAAATTTACGACTAATAAAATAATCCTTCATGCCAAAAAACTCACGATTAAGAGTGTGAAAGTGATGAAATCATTGCTGCTGCAGTGTTCGCATAAACTGGACGAATCTAACGATCTGCTCATTATTACGACCGCCCAACCATTGAATTATGATACAGATTATACGGTCGTGATCGACTTCGAAGGTGTGCTAAACGACGATATGAGAGGCTTTTACAGAAGTTCATATAGTGAAGCAGATGGCAAAATTCAGTAAGTAATGCCTAATCATACAGTTCAGATTTTTTTACGTTGATATTTAAAGACGTTTCTGAGTTTCTGAATTGTTTTCCTGTTTTCGATTCACTTATATAAACTATGCCTACGAAAGAAATCCCGTCCTCATTGCATGCTCACAATGTTGTGATAGAGTAAGATACCTTATTCATTTAGAAAACAGTAAAAAGAACATCTACCTACCCATTTATCtatggaaaatgaaatattttttcatttttcattctacaATACTGGAAGTATGCTATTACAGTATAGAATCAAAACTTCTGATTTCTTCAGAATGAAGAATAGCTCACATTTACAAGAACCGAAGTCAGGAATCGCATGACTCGTGCATTTGCTTCACTCACTTTCGGCTGGTGGCACAAAATTTTAAGCTCGTCAAACTatttttaccacattttttctctcttttttctcgATTCAATTTTGGATAAATCTTCTCATCCCCAATTCTTCCACTACACTTGAGATCAACAAAGGACAAATTTCTGGTTTTACAAACGTACCTATCAGAGGCGTTCCGAACAGGGGGGTGGTGGTTGGGGGGGGCTCTCACTCCCCCAGACAGAAAAATGTTAgtacaaatttagaaatttttgggataaattgggtgaattatatgtatgtatcaaaaatattgttgtattacttgaaatttcccaaaagaaGGTCTCTTCATTCCAGTCAAAACTGCCATAAACTcccaaatttttgcaaattcgtaaacaatttctaatttttgccaaaattggttatttttgaaaacataaaaatttgtgATGCATAGAAAAATGAAGGATTCTGAATTTATGTTGAagccatgaaaatcaacttgagtttcaaattatcaatttttcacagctttcgccctcacgTCGCTCGGggtagatcatttttcttttcctttcgcGACTCCTcgcatcaaaaaaaatgttgttttacttctgaagaatcattaattttcaaaagctactgcCCTCATTTCGCTCGGGCCTTTattcttaaatttcaaaatgaaaaccaactttttgcatccataatgatattattttgcgcttcgaaaaatcaatttttcaaacgtttgcaACCGCTTTGCTGAGGCAGATTTCCATTCTGCTGCGTAATTTCTCAACAGTTTTCAAGAATAGAACAACGaaatcaatagaaaaattcaaattttttgtataagttaaaaaaataatcattttttaaaatttaaaattacacaacatttttgttttcaagtgcccttccaaaatttgttcgaatcaCAGCTGACCAATTGGCTGGAAAAGCTGTGGGAGGAGGTGAGGTATAAAGTTAGGAAactttcacccccccccccctcacgtCACATCACTTCGTTATGCCTCTGGAACCTACTAATAATAATATTCCACTCAACACATTCAGTTTTCTGATGTTTTCATCACTTAAAAATACGACAATTGTGTCTGTAGTGAAGGTAGAccattgaaatgtaaaaaaaaattacgtatgtatttatttcAGTTTATGAGAATGTTTTTACACGTACCCATACCTACATTGAAATCAGCATTAGAGGTCTTCCCAACTCTTTATCAATCACACGTACTCGCTTCAATAGACAGTAGTTAGAAACATTCGGTATGATCGTGCtaaacatacattttttttcagctggaTGGCCACAACTCAATTCGAACCAACATATGCCAGAGAAGCTTTCCCTTGTTTCGACGAACCTCGTTTCAGAGCTTCTTTTACAATCTACTTAGCACGTTCAAATGATCAAATAGCAATCAGTAATATGCCTTCAGAGGCTCAATTGCCTCCAGAGTGAGTAACTACGTAGTAACTTAACCATTTCAAATCATTAGATTGATTCGGGCGAATTGCACAAATTGCATAGTTTTGTTTAAAACGCCAAATAAAGAGCAAGCGACACTGCTTACAACCAAAAACACCTTGCAGATACTTTAGGCGAAATTTTTGGCTTATACCTATATGTAAGTCTTATACAGTATGAAAATTGTGCAGGTCGCCCAAAAACACGCACATACTTTATTTAAGTAATCAGTCTGGTACAACTTAGACTATGTGGATGTACTTCAAGTAAGTAGGCTAGCTTTTCACATTAACGCTTACTTACTTGTTCGGAATGTATAAAGATAAGCGCCAGACTGTTTCAAGAACTAAGTTGACATTGATTTATTGCAACATTAATTACAATTCGAATTTCGCAGAAAGATTAGATTAAAATACTTATGTTTAATAATCTGCATTTTAGTTCGCTGAGTGGTAATCGTCTATGGGAAAAATTCGTGCAATCCCCACCGATGGCGACATACCTGGTCGCTTTCATGGTAACTGATCAATACTCATACATGTCCGATGCAGAGAGGAAAATTCGCGTATTCGTCAAGAAAAGCGCTGTACAACAATCGTCTTACGCATTAAAACAGAGTTCCCAATTATTGAAACAATTGGAAGGCTACACCGGTATAGCATTCAAATTGCCCAAACTAGATGTAGTAGCTGTACCAGATTTTAATGCTGGAGCAATGGAAAACTGGGGCATGACAACTTTTAGGTAAAATGATTCGAGAATAGTGCTTAGAACATAATATTTCGAACTGGTAATCATAAAATTGCATTAACTCTTCACACAGAGAAAGATATATAATGTTGAACGAACCAAATAGCTGCGAACAACAAAAAACAGCAGCCACAGAAGTCATCAGTCATGAATTTGCTCATCAGTGGTTCGGAGATTTAGTAACTCCAGCATGGTGGG
The sequence above is a segment of the Planococcus citri chromosome 3, ihPlaCitr1.1, whole genome shotgun sequence genome. Coding sequences within it:
- the LOC135839174 gene encoding C3 and PZP-like alpha-2-macroglobulin domain-containing protein 8, coding for MNLIIFWLFGLASSVFSLDSCSKRMNILLPKVVVPGQSTTALVHFHSKDEQHNVTLRLIRSSGTPFNLVSSTDVLAQNTVVIKGNGIVWLQIPSQENGMYDIQALLDCTPSDQNCTMQTSSKVKLAGSVRDVIIRPSSNYYRPGETIVFWILSIDQTLRAPKSSLAKLYIKDSRGISQAFWEDIPLFQGTKEFKMPISERAPLGKWTIQVQTEGNVYYSELNVSLARGSNQPPNREQVVTEKHFVELHFSNEMRRKYKPGLPLMGKVEAVSSEEEVRVRVKVIDDQFTVLYSQDIDMNGREGTFFVPAVITNTEEITVQAELISLGGKDVDSQYVLAKETLHKWKSESNCYLLIKDLHTDLKPSIDAEVTVLTSCPCSGDMHYVVTTEGRMISWGELTLSNQTNVPINLDSIMQGVNIYEFNISFSIESEMAPISHLFVYYTTPSGEIVGDSISFRVKLLHEKVSLILDENNVWYIEDKIKVGILSFPKTHVCLVGGRSEDMHLPNREPLEPSQQILEDGMSFLNSCDNRTENEDFHLPKHVSYYPSTMINQVWLWKCFNYTEDIETNGVTLPPTNGPGKWKLWVFSVSDTAELRISEPVTVNVFSPVNIQFELPTTVKVMEIVQVEITISSNINSCIDIHALIALSEGAIYPGIDMSIVSEKLRLGGHGATSIVVRIQPVTPGLKTMTANVSCYVREGCEEAANSVEDFDVKIPITSVVTHSETLEAMPEGIQKIHTESAYFCANEEVLTLPSREIHYNFIPAPRKKYNIVFDIIAEKNFHIALAEQQNSSKNIYQIYLGDFDNTVSWIGRGKHNYQVHLTSAQTPYILSGAQYQTFWLSWENSVINIGKGSVVGSNPFLTHIIDRKMKINYIGFSSNWGVKGQVRISEHNDESGYSQVLRLEIPHRILSGSEKGYLYVTGGLCLPLVFQNMEIKSNVYPFSSLASTLSSFTPVLLMDSMAWDLDWLYSKFNKSYIHEAIEKNIQTLLTYMNDDYSFSDHPNVTDHLNTVRVFEILSRAQYYWKIDSQLIENIKKRIRGNQKDEGYFSDTNNASLEDKVAITAETLSAYVEVGFHEEDYDTILNSQRYIERNIHKINNSYVIAVACYALKLLKSDVAEELVDKLYALKRVDGNENDWQNTQSATVPSPFDWLYEKEEHISDEEKKQLISNYLANYKASAYEVLVHTLRKDPRRAEPVVKYIFYRSNILDQHPEVSYLVAKALVMFSRISRNIHPSLTISLATSGMELTDTLELKSEHAPHILDLPSLPTKVFIYATGAGCSTVQSQVTYSTYETTAAYSFDIISFIEAEIPAHYNVVGDPEGLYPQLILKSCFKLDNHSKGFRMEAILFSGYRLDSVLSVSPSDANFTYGSAGDKVWFMFANVPEKCGICVRYVIQSSFIISSLRPMFFRMYEIENPQIVQELFVHSLNKDSLLRTDVTDAHFTTWFGSSNGGRSNNYNDLSYFYQCDMLIQNKSDITIPTLKNNQETRNPTQISTTIEKSPKNSKSSSTANQPESTTSDDISGVEFTTNYAEDTSSSNEDKYTTYSTSIKTTNKTSIAIPNTTAINKIDNRGSINTITSKKDSNKSITDKSHDKKMKNDRNETKVSTKLPLSSTTKENLTQDERKLETKKNKRSNSEKALQKTNEFPKKYHKENDTTNDEVKKKHIIKKTTPKPKSQITIKPTKTHSTRNITISTTPTTRDTQNDTDFYLENVSENVSENVLQSSNSTLKPQNETIFRKKEINKIVVGQNELIFDLSYEVTTASPNASNHLQEKKTTTSALWGMLKEVAYDTKRKPLTPSK